The bacterium genome contains the following window.
GCGACATGGCGGCCGCGGTCGGCGCCGGCCTGCGTGACGCGCTCGTGGTGGACATGGGCACCGCCACCACGTTCAACGTCCTGCTGGGGGGCGTCTTCGTCGGCGGGCTGATCGCTCCCGGGGCCGCTCTCGCCGCCCGCGCGCTCGGCGAACGGGCCGCGCGCCTGCACCCGGTCGTGCCCGCGCCGGTGCCGGCCGAGGCGCAGCCCGACACCCACGGCGCCCTGGTCGCCGGCTGCTATCTCGTCGGCGTCCACGGCGTGGTCGGGACGGTCGGGGCGCTGCTGGACCGCCACGGCGCCCTGACCGTGGTGCTGACCGGCGGGCAGTTGGGCCTGCTCGGCGACGACGCGGCGCCCTTCCCCGGCACCGGGCGCTGGCGGCGCGACC
Protein-coding sequences here:
- a CDS encoding type III pantothenate kinase, which codes for MLVVDVGNTRTSAAVWSPADATDTDGIRFAELVHLPTPRDGDGRARLCDGLAELARRHDLRRAAVASVVPEVTAVLLAGLPGAVAADHASPLPFATALAEPAATGADRFCDMAAAVGAGLRDALVVDMGTATTFNVLLGGVFVGGLIAPGAALAARALGERAARLHPVVPAPVPAEAQPDTHGALVAGCYLVGVHGVVGTVGALLDRHGALTVVLTGGQLGLLGDDAAPFPGTGRWRRD